From the Mycoplasmatota bacterium genome, one window contains:
- a CDS encoding IS3 family transposase, translated as MKKKLRIKDYIKKHRDELEKNPYVRKVGKTIQYAPEFKIKAVELKKKGVSIREIFESHGLPYKEPKSNTYITNWTKQYEEKGKESFFNESRGRNINGKSGRPKKEAITADEKVLIQEKIIEAQRQEIEALKKQLWQGRKVKIKENKYVPTQLVFQFIDDLKTKINVPIQTLCKYFNVSRSGYYKWIKSANKRRQRELQDKSDFKLISDLWVKNKEFGYQRITMHLRNDLGVVMNPKKVYRLMKKNGIRSTVRIKDPYKHLKDSYKNHHTFENVLDRNFDVDEPGTVFATDITYLIFNGYRYYLSVIKDLCTREIVAWKVSQNLSLDLSLDVINQLVERYGEENLKNTLIHSDQGLHYTNSMYVNKLKELNIIQSMSRKGNCLDNAKMETFFGHFKDECEYYDATDIKSLRFILNDYMNYYNHKRYQWTLKKMAPAQYRSHLLAA; from the coding sequence ATGAAGAAGAAATTAAGAATTAAAGATTATATAAAAAAACATAGAGATGAATTAGAAAAGAATCCCTATGTTAGGAAAGTTGGTAAGACAATCCAATATGCACCTGAATTTAAAATTAAAGCAGTTGAGTTAAAGAAAAAGGGAGTATCTATAAGAGAAATATTTGAAAGTCATGGATTACCCTATAAAGAACCTAAAAGTAATACTTACATAACAAACTGGACTAAACAATATGAAGAAAAGGGAAAAGAATCATTTTTTAATGAATCAAGAGGTCGTAATATAAATGGTAAATCAGGAAGACCAAAGAAAGAAGCAATAACAGCTGATGAAAAAGTATTAATACAGGAGAAAATAATAGAAGCGCAAAGGCAGGAGATTGAAGCATTAAAAAAGCAATTATGGCAAGGAAGGAAGGTGAAAATAAAAGAAAATAAATATGTTCCAACTCAATTAGTATTTCAATTTATCGATGATTTAAAAACTAAAATTAATGTACCAATACAAACATTATGTAAATATTTTAATGTATCAAGATCTGGTTATTATAAATGGATTAAATCTGCTAACAAGAGAAGACAAAGAGAGTTACAAGACAAATCAGATTTTAAATTAATAAGTGATTTGTGGGTAAAAAATAAAGAATTTGGATATCAAAGAATTACAATGCATCTAAGAAATGATTTAGGTGTAGTAATGAACCCTAAAAAAGTTTATCGTTTAATGAAAAAGAATGGTATACGTTCTACAGTAAGGATTAAAGATCCCTATAAACATTTAAAAGACTCATATAAAAATCATCATACATTTGAAAATGTATTAGATAGAAATTTTGATGTTGATGAACCTGGTACAGTATTCGCGACTGATATCACATACTTAATTTTTAATGGTTATCGATATTATTTATCTGTAATTAAGGATCTTTGTACACGTGAAATTGTAGCTTGGAAAGTATCTCAAAATCTAAGTCTAGATTTATCGTTAGATGTAATTAATCAACTTGTTGAAAGATATGGAGAAGAAAATCTAAAAAATACCTTAATCCATTCAGACCAGGGTTTACATTATACTAATTCAATGTATGTAAATAAACTAAAGGAATTAAATATTATTCAATCTATGTCACGTAAAGGTAATTGTCTAGATAACGCAAAAATGGAGACATTTTTTGGACATTTCAAAGACGAGTGTGAGTATTATGATGCTACTGATATTAAATCATTGAGGTTTATATTAAATGATTATATGAATTATTATAATCATAAGCGTTATCAATGGACATTAAAAAAGATGGCCCCTGCGCAATACAGAAGCCATCTACTAGCAGCATAA
- the tadA gene encoding Flp pilus assembly complex ATPase component TadA, with the protein MDFDHFLKEIIHYALKRKASDIHFLSDNEKCLVKLRVDDRLKLFKEIKQEYYKRLITYIKYKSHMNLNVSRSPQSSALNLSIHDELMRIRVSTLPSYNSESVVLRINHHFEDSVDKLLLFSEKASIFTNCFKQSNGLILITGPTCSGKTTLTYSLLNYLKKQGLSIVTIEDPVEQYKQGFVQLQVNESAGVNYDSGVKEILRHDPDVILIGEIRDHHTAKSAIRASLTGHLVISTMHATNALKALYRLLELGLSRLDLEQSLLLVSNQRLTVYKNSKKIIFEYLTQDKMVEALNHIKNGNNFSYQKIDDYLVKLDDYKVIKK; encoded by the coding sequence ATTGATTTTGACCATTTTCTTAAAGAAATAATTCATTATGCTTTAAAAAGAAAAGCAAGTGATATTCATTTTTTAAGTGATAATGAAAAATGTTTAGTAAAATTACGAGTTGATGATCGTTTAAAATTGTTTAAAGAAATTAAACAAGAATATTATAAAAGACTGATTACTTATATAAAGTATAAAAGTCACATGAATTTAAATGTATCGAGAAGTCCTCAATCAAGTGCTTTAAATCTATCAATACATGATGAACTGATGCGCATTCGGGTATCCACGTTACCATCATATAATAGTGAAAGTGTCGTATTAAGAATCAATCATCACTTTGAAGATAGTGTAGACAAATTACTATTGTTTAGTGAGAAAGCAAGTATTTTCACTAATTGTTTTAAACAATCTAATGGGTTAATTTTAATTACAGGTCCTACATGCTCTGGAAAAACAACTTTAACCTATAGTTTATTAAATTACTTAAAAAAACAAGGTTTATCAATTGTCACGATAGAAGACCCAGTAGAACAATACAAACAAGGTTTTGTTCAACTTCAAGTTAATGAAAGTGCTGGTGTTAACTATGATAGTGGAGTAAAAGAAATATTACGTCATGATCCTGATGTTATATTAATTGGTGAAATCAGGGACCATCACACAGCAAAAAGCGCAATTAGAGCCAGCTTAACAGGGCATCTAGTAATTAGTACGATGCATGCAACGAATGCACTAAAGGCTTTATATCGTCTCTTAGAGCTTGGTTTATCAAGACTTGATCTTGAACAAAGCTTATTATTAGTCTCGAATCAACGATTAACTGTCTATAAAAATAGTAAGAAGATTATCTTCGAATATTTAACTCAAGATAAAATGGTTGAAGCACTTAATCATATTAAAAATGGTAATAACTTTTCCTATCAAAAAATCGATGATTATTTAGTAAAGTTAGATGATTATAAGGTGATTAAAAAATGA
- a CDS encoding type II secretion system F family protein, which produces MNCEKQYLLIRILNRLLTKGYSLLEAIEMMKNIDTKITRQMKEMLETGNLLSTVFKRLKFKRFVYETIQVGERSNKLNEVITLIEGHFDFYLKFKKQINKVLLYPLILFIFALICFEMIRINLYPVIKTLLGDYAIGQNDLLIFLSFNLLKCIALFLFVISLICKFYNSLSNLLPLMKIYRSLTLSKHLEVLLMCGNSLEEALIILKNSFNPITYRLDTFELSLLDDKKVGSFCPYPLAFIQYFKLGMKSNDIIGALQDYVYIYDEILFDKLTKITYYVQFSLFSLLSINIFLIYYIVMIPMLQISNKI; this is translated from the coding sequence ATGAATTGTGAGAAGCAATATTTGCTAATTAGAATATTAAATCGTTTACTAACTAAAGGATATTCTTTATTAGAGGCAATCGAAATGATGAAAAATATTGATACAAAAATAACTAGACAAATGAAAGAAATGTTAGAAACAGGGAATTTATTGTCCACTGTTTTTAAAAGATTAAAGTTTAAACGATTTGTGTATGAAACCATTCAAGTAGGTGAAAGAAGTAACAAGTTGAATGAAGTTATAACTTTAATAGAAGGACACTTTGATTTTTATTTGAAGTTTAAAAAACAAATTAATAAGGTTTTATTATATCCATTGATATTATTTATCTTTGCCCTTATTTGTTTTGAAATGATTAGAATTAATTTATATCCTGTCATTAAAACCTTACTTGGTGATTATGCAATTGGACAAAATGATTTATTAATTTTTCTTTCTTTCAATCTATTAAAGTGTATCGCTTTATTTTTATTTGTTATATCATTAATTTGTAAATTTTATAACAGTCTATCTAATCTATTGCCATTAATGAAAATCTATCGATCGTTAACCTTATCAAAACATTTAGAAGTATTATTAATGTGTGGTAATAGTTTAGAAGAGGCTTTAATTATTCTTAAAAATAGTTTTAATCCTATAACCTATCGTCTTGATACATTTGAATTATCCTTATTAGATGATAAAAAAGTTGGTAGTTTTTGTCCTTATCCCTTAGCTTTTATACAGTATTTTAAATTAGGGATGAAGAGTAATGATATAATTGGTGCTTTACAAGATTATGTATATATCTATGATGAAATTCTATTTGACAAGTTAACTAAAATAACTTACTATGTTCAATTTAGTTTATTCTCACTATTATCTATTAATATCTTTTTAATCTATTATATTGTGATGATTCCCATGCTTCAAATCTCAAATAAAATATAA
- a CDS encoding prepilin-type N-terminal cleavage/methylation domain-containing protein has translation MNKRGFTLTELMIVLIIISGLMYLVIPNITSTKSSLDNKTCKAYIELVNTQIQAYRIDNDELPIGLQTLVDEKYIKSDTCPDGSIIKYENGVASIQETETTP, from the coding sequence ATGAATAAAAGAGGATTTACCTTAACAGAATTAATGATTGTTTTGATTATCATTTCAGGGTTGATGTATTTAGTGATACCTAATATCACATCAACAAAGAGTAGTTTAGATAATAAAACCTGTAAGGCATATATTGAATTAGTAAATACACAAATTCAAGCCTATAGAATTGATAATGATGAACTACCAATTGGTTTACAAACATTAGTGGATGAGAAATACATTAAAAGTGATACGTGTCCTGATGGGTCGATCATTAAATATGAAAATGGTGTTGCTTCAATTCAAGAAACGGAAACGACTCCATGA
- a CDS encoding shikimate kinase encodes MIIYLIGMMGSGKSSVGKHLASQLKYNFVDTDCLIEEKLNLKVHDIINQFGIEYFRQIENQVLREIQLDLNTVIATGGGIILNQDNINFMKNNGITIYLKTSINELEKRLTNPEMKKRPLLKKNSLYDIFEVRKELYDKASELTINCDNLSIETICEQIRSELKNRLC; translated from the coding sequence ATGATCATTTACTTAATAGGAATGATGGGAAGTGGTAAAAGTTCAGTTGGTAAACATTTAGCTTCTCAATTAAAATATAACTTTGTTGATACAGATTGTTTAATTGAAGAGAAACTCAATTTGAAAGTTCATGATATTATCAACCAGTTTGGAATTGAATATTTTCGTCAAATAGAAAATCAAGTTTTAAGAGAAATTCAATTAGATTTAAATACCGTTATCGCAACAGGTGGTGGGATTATCTTAAACCAAGATAATATCAATTTTATGAAGAATAATGGGATTACAATATATCTTAAAACAAGCATTAATGAATTAGAAAAACGACTAACGAATCCGGAAATGAAAAAGCGACCCTTATTAAAAAAAAATTCTTTATATGATATCTTTGAAGTTCGAAAAGAATTGTATGATAAGGCAAGTGAGTTAACCATTAATTGTGACAATTTAAGTATAGAAACAATTTGTGAACAAATTAGGTCAGAATTAAAAAATAGGTTGTGTTAG
- a CDS encoding flavodoxin family protein, which produces MNFCVLMASPRLNGNTAELLKPFLNELKNNKADVTYIPLSQKNILPCRGCYACQNVSDKYGCIQQDDVLEIMEKIIASDCVVFATPIYSWYCTAPMKALLDRHYGLNKYYGSAKGSLWEGKKVAIIATHGYDAEYGAGPFETGIKRLCEHSNLEYMGMYSVQDEDNLASFQTEDAKNGARIFARRLLVK; this is translated from the coding sequence TTGAATTTTTGTGTATTGATGGCGAGTCCTAGATTAAATGGAAATACAGCCGAATTGTTAAAACCATTTTTAAATGAGCTTAAAAATAATAAAGCTGACGTTACCTACATCCCTTTGTCACAAAAAAACATTTTACCTTGTAGAGGATGCTATGCTTGTCAGAATGTCAGTGATAAATATGGCTGCATACAACAAGATGATGTATTAGAAATTATGGAAAAAATAATTGCGAGTGATTGTGTTGTTTTTGCTACACCGATCTATTCATGGTATTGTACAGCACCTATGAAAGCTTTACTTGATCGACATTATGGACTTAATAAGTATTATGGTAGTGCTAAAGGTTCTTTATGGGAAGGTAAAAAAGTGGCAATAATAGCTACCCATGGATATGATGCAGAATATGGTGCAGGTCCTTTCGAAACCGGTATTAAAAGGTTATGTGAGCATTCTAATCTAGAATATATGGGTATGTATTCTGTTCAAGATGAGGACAATCTAGCATCATTTCAAACAGAGGATGCAAAAAACGGTGCAAGAATATTTGCAAGAAGGTTACTTGTAAAATAA
- a CDS encoding rhodanese-like domain-containing protein, with the protein MNWLTYTLVGLAAFIFGIFIFSFFQAKKASIKLETEEFKKNMRKGQLVDVRSKQEFKSGHINGARNISIQMIAREYQKLRKDLPIYLYCASGSRSNRAAVYLRSKGYVEVYQLKNGLKNWNGPLK; encoded by the coding sequence ATGAATTGGTTGACATATACTTTAGTTGGATTAGCCGCTTTTATTTTTGGTATATTTATTTTTTCCTTCTTTCAAGCAAAAAAAGCGAGTATTAAATTAGAAACAGAAGAATTTAAGAAAAATATGCGTAAAGGACAATTAGTGGATGTACGCTCGAAACAAGAGTTTAAATCTGGTCATATTAACGGTGCAAGAAATATTAGTATTCAGATGATTGCCCGTGAATATCAAAAATTAAGAAAAGATCTTCCTATTTATTTATACTGTGCAAGTGGTAGTCGTAGTAATCGTGCTGCCGTTTATTTACGATCAAAAGGTTATGTTGAAGTGTATCAACTGAAAAACGGATTAAAAAATTGGAATGGTCCTTTAAAATAA
- a CDS encoding 3-dehydroquinate dehydratase, whose translation MKIKIINGVNLNMLGIRDVDIYGKRTYKDLAKMIFDFSLENQLECDCFVSNFEGEIVEAIHDTYLNKYDALIINPGAFTHYSYAIRDALQILTCLKIEVHISDINHREAFRKNNVIKDVCDSSIIGKGLDGYIEAIKYILKNR comes from the coding sequence ATGAAAATCAAAATAATAAATGGCGTTAATTTAAATATGTTAGGAATACGCGATGTAGATATTTATGGAAAAAGAACTTATAAAGACTTAGCGAAAATGATTTTTGATTTTAGTTTAGAAAATCAACTTGAATGTGATTGTTTTGTCAGTAATTTTGAAGGTGAAATAGTTGAAGCAATACATGATACGTATTTAAATAAATATGATGCTTTAATTATTAATCCTGGGGCTTTTACGCATTATTCTTATGCGATAAGAGATGCATTACAAATATTAACATGCTTAAAAATAGAGGTCCATATTTCTGATATTAACCATCGTGAAGCATTTCGTAAAAACAATGTGATAAAAGATGTATGTGATAGTTCAATTATAGGAAAAGGGCTAGATGGATATATTGAAGCGATAAAATATATTTTGAAAAATAGATAA
- the efp gene encoding elongation factor P, whose protein sequence is MISCSDLRTGMTIEHEKNIFSVLEYQHVKSARSAAFVRLKLRNLRSGSVVDLTVNSSEKFKPAHIEKHSMQYLYNSGDFYIFMNNETYDQIEIPASNLKNETKFLYEGLEVKVIMFDVEVIGIELPDKVVLEIVECEPAIKGDTAQNATKNAVVQTGLAIQVPLFIENGERVIISTADGKYVSRAK, encoded by the coding sequence ATGATATCATGTAGTGATTTAAGAACAGGCATGACAATTGAGCATGAGAAAAATATTTTTTCTGTTTTAGAATATCAACATGTTAAATCAGCTCGTAGTGCTGCTTTTGTTCGATTAAAATTAAGAAATTTACGTTCAGGAAGTGTTGTTGACTTAACTGTTAACTCTTCAGAAAAATTTAAACCCGCTCATATAGAAAAACATTCAATGCAGTATTTATACAACAGTGGTGATTTCTATATTTTTATGAATAATGAGACGTATGATCAAATAGAAATTCCAGCAAGCAACTTAAAAAACGAAACTAAATTTTTATATGAAGGTCTTGAAGTTAAAGTCATCATGTTTGATGTTGAAGTAATCGGGATTGAATTACCTGATAAAGTCGTTTTAGAAATAGTTGAGTGTGAACCAGCTATCAAAGGCGATACAGCTCAAAATGCGACTAAAAATGCAGTTGTTCAAACTGGTTTAGCCATTCAAGTACCATTATTTATTGAAAATGGAGAACGTGTTATCATCTCAACAGCTGATGGTAAATATGTTTCTCGTGCAAAATAA
- a CDS encoding SpoIIIAH-like family protein yields MKPQGKVTIFMVVMIVMLSIYYFMLPDNKNVDVGTTTTDQTDVTINKSAEYEQLRAELNESRQTMITTLQGVLASTNVTVEDKNVAIESIQRIQTLVQNEGILETQIANLGYDDVFVLANDTEVKVSVYVDNLTIEEVNQIILMSKSQFGPTADVIVQYTIIDVN; encoded by the coding sequence ATGAAACCACAAGGTAAAGTTACTATTTTTATGGTAGTGATGATAGTGATGCTATCAATATACTACTTTATGCTTCCTGATAACAAAAACGTTGATGTAGGAACAACTACTACAGATCAAACTGATGTAACAATAAATAAATCTGCAGAGTATGAACAATTACGTGCAGAATTAAATGAAAGTCGACAAACAATGATTACAACCCTACAAGGTGTTTTAGCATCAACAAATGTTACAGTAGAAGACAAGAATGTTGCAATTGAAAGCATTCAAAGGATTCAAACGCTTGTTCAAAACGAAGGTATCTTAGAAACACAAATTGCTAATCTTGGATACGATGATGTATTTGTTCTAGCGAATGATACAGAAGTAAAAGTATCAGTGTATGTCGATAATTTAACGATTGAAGAAGTGAATCAGATCATATTAATGTCTAAAAGCCAATTTGGTCCAACCGCTGATGTCATCGTACAATACACAATAATTGATGTAAATTAA
- a CDS encoding Asp23/Gls24 family envelope stress response protein encodes MEVKYIQLDINNQPKYGDINVNLQVLEVISSNSALEVEGVASMHDKITKVVTDAFNRNHRSGVNAEIIKNGIVIDLYIDVKYGESIHKVGKKVQENVKQSIYNMTLLEVSRIYVHVVNINF; translated from the coding sequence ATGGAAGTAAAGTATATTCAATTAGATATAAATAACCAACCCAAATACGGTGATATAAATGTAAATCTTCAAGTATTAGAAGTCATATCATCAAATTCAGCCTTAGAAGTAGAAGGCGTAGCATCTATGCATGACAAGATAACTAAAGTTGTCACAGATGCTTTTAACCGAAACCATCGTAGTGGAGTTAATGCAGAAATTATTAAAAATGGCATCGTGATTGATCTTTATATTGATGTTAAATATGGAGAATCAATCCATAAAGTTGGGAAAAAAGTTCAAGAAAATGTTAAACAATCAATTTATAATATGACATTGCTTGAAGTATCCCGAATTTATGTTCATGTAGTAAATATTAATTTTTAA
- the nusB gene encoding transcription antitermination factor NusB, producing the protein MNRKKEREIIVLSLYSMELSDNDINETVHYILEQNKIKQEATDYIYDSINGVLENKEKIDEIIANNLENYKIERLSYIDLSIIRFATYELLYIEDIHHAVIINEAVEITKKYSDLGDHKASAFNNRVMDNIRLSIK; encoded by the coding sequence ATGAATCGTAAAAAAGAACGTGAAATTATCGTTTTATCTTTATATAGTATGGAACTATCAGATAACGATATAAATGAAACAGTCCATTACATTTTAGAACAAAATAAAATCAAACAAGAAGCAACTGATTATATTTATGATAGTATTAATGGGGTATTAGAAAACAAAGAGAAAATTGATGAGATTATCGCAAATAACTTAGAAAACTATAAAATAGAACGTTTATCGTATATTGATTTATCAATCATTCGCTTTGCAACTTATGAGTTATTATACATTGAGGATATTCATCATGCAGTCATCATCAATGAAGCGGTAGAAATAACAAAAAAATACAGTGATTTAGGGGATCATAAAGCCTCTGCGTTTAACAATCGAGTGATGGATAATATTAGGTTAAGTATTAAATAA
- a CDS encoding exodeoxyribonuclease VII large subunit, with protein sequence MKQPLTVSALNKYLKYCFDHDQNLQNIYLKGEISNFKHHSRGHYYFTLKDESSQISTMMFSKHTSKVQFKCEDGMKVIVEGYVSLYLQGGSYQIYVTNIILDGLGDLYVRFEQLKEKLLKEGLFDSSNKLPLPKFPNKIGVITSDTGAAIRDIITTIERRYPLCEVVVFPTLVQGEYAKDDIVRSINKANHYPGIDLIILGRGGGSIEDLWCFNEEVVAYAIYHSKIPIISAVGHETDFTISDYVSDLRAATPTAASELAVPNKEELLNYLSQTKKRMSHIMNNLVKNRNQILNKLGNSYVFINPSRLYEQNYYKLDKLYANLEKSNPLSFLSNQNQKLEAYKDKLDYSFDKNYQRLNNQFLQLISKLELVNPLSLLQKGYSMVKKENKPISSIKELKIEDLLNIYLKDGIIHCEVKDKEVKRYD encoded by the coding sequence ATGAAACAACCTTTAACAGTATCTGCGTTAAATAAATATTTAAAATATTGTTTTGACCATGATCAAAATTTACAAAATATCTACCTAAAAGGTGAAATTTCTAATTTTAAACATCATAGTAGAGGTCATTACTACTTTACATTAAAAGATGAGTCTTCCCAAATAAGTACCATGATGTTTTCTAAACATACTAGTAAGGTTCAATTTAAATGTGAAGATGGGATGAAAGTTATCGTTGAAGGATATGTTTCTTTATATTTACAAGGTGGATCTTATCAAATTTATGTCACAAACATCATCTTAGATGGGTTAGGTGACCTTTATGTGCGATTTGAACAATTAAAAGAAAAACTGTTAAAGGAAGGACTCTTTGATTCGAGTAATAAATTACCTCTTCCCAAATTTCCAAATAAAATTGGGGTTATAACATCTGATACTGGAGCTGCAATCCGAGATATTATAACGACAATTGAGAGACGTTATCCATTATGTGAAGTGGTTGTCTTCCCAACACTTGTTCAAGGAGAGTATGCTAAAGATGATATTGTTCGCTCGATAAATAAAGCGAATCATTATCCTGGCATCGATTTAATCATCTTAGGACGAGGTGGTGGTTCTATTGAGGATTTATGGTGTTTTAATGAAGAAGTAGTTGCTTATGCGATTTATCATTCTAAAATACCAATTATTTCTGCGGTAGGACATGAAACAGATTTTACTATTAGTGATTATGTTAGTGATTTACGTGCTGCAACACCAACTGCTGCTAGTGAATTAGCAGTGCCTAACAAAGAAGAGTTACTAAATTATCTATCTCAAACTAAAAAACGAATGAGTCATATCATGAATAATTTAGTTAAAAATCGCAATCAAATTTTAAATAAATTAGGAAATAGTTATGTGTTTATTAATCCTAGTCGATTATATGAACAAAATTATTATAAATTAGATAAGTTATATGCTAATTTAGAAAAAAGTAATCCACTTTCCTTTTTATCGAATCAAAATCAAAAATTAGAAGCTTATAAAGATAAGTTAGATTATTCTTTTGATAAAAATTATCAACGATTAAATAATCAGTTTCTTCAACTGATTAGCAAATTAGAACTCGTTAATCCATTGAGTCTTCTACAAAAAGGATATTCTATGGTTAAAAAAGAAAATAAACCTATTAGTAGTATTAAAGAACTGAAAATAGAAGATTTATTAAATATTTATTTAAAAGATGGTATCATTCATTGTGAAGTTAAAGATAAAGAGGTGAAGCGTTATGACTGA
- the xseB gene encoding exodeoxyribonuclease VII small subunit has translation MTDMTFEQAMLELEEVVKKLESGSANLDESITLYQRGLKLYGFCYQKLQEAEKLVVKINGENTGE, from the coding sequence ATGACTGATATGACCTTTGAACAAGCCATGTTAGAATTAGAAGAAGTTGTTAAAAAATTAGAATCAGGTTCAGCAAATTTGGATGAAAGTATTACACTATATCAACGTGGTTTAAAATTATATGGTTTTTGTTATCAAAAATTACAAGAAGCAGAGAAGTTAGTAGTTAAAATAAATGGTGAGAATACAGGAGAATAA
- a CDS encoding polyprenyl synthetase family protein: MNLEKFRNHYLKKVDEISVAYINTLNLADILKESILYSYTAGGKRIRPLLLLATLNAFNVDVLKGIHTASALEFIHTSSLIHDDLPAMDNDDYRRGKLTNHKVYGEATAVLAGDALLINALQLITRDQSLPDNIKISLIETLTTCSGANGMIGGQQLDIENEDRVLDLEMLKKIDQHKTGKLLEFALVGGGIIANQKKTVLSILKEASYHIGIAFQIKDDILDVIGNKTIIGKPINSDEKNNKYTYVRLLGLEQSKQHLQDHYEKALNLIHHLNINSHLIEEIFKLIIERDK; the protein is encoded by the coding sequence ATGAATTTAGAAAAATTTAGAAATCATTATTTAAAAAAAGTCGATGAAATAAGTGTAGCTTACATTAACACTTTAAATTTAGCGGATATTTTAAAAGAATCCATTTTATACTCTTACACAGCAGGAGGGAAAAGAATTAGACCCTTATTACTACTAGCAACATTAAATGCTTTTAACGTCGATGTTTTAAAAGGTATTCATACAGCTTCTGCTTTAGAATTTATTCATACTTCTTCTTTAATTCATGATGATTTACCAGCAATGGATAACGATGACTATAGAAGAGGGAAATTAACCAATCATAAAGTATATGGAGAGGCAACTGCTGTTTTAGCTGGTGATGCCTTACTTATAAATGCTCTTCAACTGATAACAAGAGATCAATCATTACCTGATAATATAAAGATATCTCTTATTGAGACATTAACAACATGTAGTGGAGCAAACGGAATGATTGGTGGTCAACAATTAGATATTGAAAATGAAGATAGAGTGTTAGATTTAGAGATGTTAAAAAAAATAGATCAGCATAAAACGGGAAAATTGTTAGAATTCGCTCTTGTTGGAGGGGGAATTATTGCCAATCAAAAAAAGACAGTATTATCTATTCTTAAAGAAGCAAGTTATCATATTGGAATTGCTTTTCAGATTAAAGATGATATTTTAGATGTCATTGGTAATAAAACTATAATTGGGAAACCTATTAATAGTGATGAAAAAAACAACAAATATACCTATGTTCGTTTATTAGGATTAGAACAATCAAAACAACATTTACAAGATCATTATGAAAAAGCGTTAAATCTAATTCATCATTTAAATATAAATTCCCATTTAATTGAGGAAATATTTAAACTAATTATCGAGAGAGATAAGTAA